A window of Chitinophaga sp. MM2321 contains these coding sequences:
- a CDS encoding AraC family transcriptional regulator: MITGKPPLNVYKACQDKAPVIISTVDTSARIWQSHSNYFSILWVQEGAGMIETDFSVTAYTGGTIYCFNNYQAFALQPESRTKALLLLFHPNFFCIETYQHEVGCNGVLFNQVFDIFPIVIAAGEDQELLQLLSHIEAETAVDEIAKGELVFSYLKIFLVKLTRLKTAQSPVMGPVKTIPPQLEKLITLINEHFSAQHKPSFYADSLHISLKALSNSSRQYFRKSISTLIHEKLLLRAKWELLHTSNQVKQIAAVLGFKDEYYFSRFFKKHIGLSPKLFRESEWDIRRGYLSIP, from the coding sequence ATGATCACAGGCAAACCACCCTTAAATGTTTATAAAGCCTGCCAGGATAAAGCCCCTGTAATCATATCTACTGTTGATACATCAGCCAGGATATGGCAAAGTCATTCCAATTATTTCAGCATATTATGGGTGCAGGAAGGAGCGGGGATGATTGAAACAGATTTTTCAGTAACGGCTTATACCGGCGGTACTATTTATTGTTTTAATAATTACCAGGCCTTTGCATTACAGCCTGAAAGCAGAACGAAGGCCCTGTTGCTGCTGTTTCATCCCAACTTTTTTTGCATTGAAACCTATCAGCATGAAGTAGGCTGTAACGGCGTTTTATTTAACCAGGTATTCGATATTTTCCCCATCGTTATTGCAGCGGGAGAAGATCAGGAACTGCTGCAGTTATTAAGTCATATTGAAGCGGAAACAGCGGTCGATGAAATTGCAAAAGGGGAACTCGTTTTTTCTTACCTCAAAATTTTCCTGGTAAAACTAACGCGGCTAAAGACGGCGCAATCACCGGTGATGGGGCCTGTAAAAACAATTCCACCACAGCTGGAGAAATTAATTACATTAATCAACGAGCATTTTTCTGCCCAACATAAACCTTCATTTTATGCAGATAGCCTGCACATTTCCCTGAAAGCCCTCAGTAATAGCAGCCGGCAGTATTTCAGGAAAAGTATTTCGACCCTGATCCATGAAAAACTTTTATTAAGAGCAAAATGGGAGCTGTTGCACACCAGTAACCAGGTGAAACAGATAGCAGCCGTCCTGGGATTTAAGGATGAATACTATTTCAGCCGCTTTTTTAAAAAACATATCGGCCTGTCGCCAAAACTGTTCCGTGAATCTGAGTGGGACATACGCAGGGGGTATTTGTCCATCCCATAA
- a CDS encoding glycosyl hydrolase family 18 protein — protein sequence MFVTKADILMLNEALTKRENQQFDSLVAMLQTIAANHAATHANDTTDAGDGSTVQEPDKSISGADINALADKMIPILQQKSEDVAAAEKKEEHLKMIRSMYGRPVGQTDTLALNDSIGVRYLLKLTQKINVTGIQTYLMEQDYTGYNYNTLSTFSFLGYMVDGNTGSIGAAFPEDQVKSIKEARAAGCNLQLIFFDKKTSNIQALLKKPAAQRAFADSLARLLRQQLADGVTIYFQHLPANQRSAFTSFIRILSETLQQADKKYKVNVVVPAYDKYLNYDLRALNAYVTFFLIDFTQATGNIAGALAPLDSDPLQSVSGAVSRYLQGDVPPGKISLLLSYYGAVWKKGKEGAPDVFSRYVSYSDIRKQYPSDTIPLFDEDAAAFFIEVKDKYGAVNEEIWFDNALSLGLKYDFLLKNELGGVAIWTLGADKGYTDLSDALVDKFVVTDTVFLDTVLLRPYIPKEMTFLQKVMRELRVYAILFRDPCSVDASQYEGDTYFIYIALFFLLLFIITGIVYYSFVRREGEIWKWREKVLVLLVAEILLVVVSTFMVFFLNKQIPFVGLSNVQGHCHSIPLTSVLIILASGFVLGLLIMRFLLQPLLKNKEVP from the coding sequence ATGTTCGTAACCAAAGCGGATATTTTAATGTTGAATGAAGCACTGACAAAAAGAGAGAATCAGCAATTCGATTCCTTAGTGGCAATGCTTCAGACAATCGCTGCCAACCATGCAGCAACACACGCAAACGACACAACAGATGCCGGCGATGGCAGCACGGTGCAGGAACCGGATAAATCGATCTCAGGTGCCGATATAAATGCACTGGCGGATAAAATGATACCGATCCTGCAACAAAAAAGTGAGGATGTTGCAGCAGCAGAAAAAAAAGAAGAACACCTGAAGATGATCCGCTCCATGTATGGCCGGCCGGTAGGACAAACAGATACGCTGGCCCTGAATGACAGCATAGGAGTGAGGTACCTGCTGAAGCTCACGCAAAAAATAAATGTTACCGGTATTCAAACTTACCTGATGGAGCAGGACTATACCGGTTATAATTACAATACGCTTTCTACTTTCAGTTTCCTGGGTTACATGGTGGATGGTAATACCGGCAGTATCGGTGCTGCATTTCCGGAAGATCAGGTTAAATCCATCAAAGAAGCCAGGGCAGCAGGTTGTAACCTGCAACTGATTTTTTTTGATAAGAAAACCAGCAATATACAGGCATTGCTGAAAAAACCGGCGGCACAGCGCGCGTTTGCAGATAGTCTTGCGCGCCTGTTGCGGCAACAACTCGCAGATGGCGTAACAATTTATTTCCAGCATCTGCCGGCAAATCAACGCAGCGCCTTCACCAGCTTTATCCGGATATTATCTGAAACATTGCAACAGGCAGATAAAAAATATAAGGTGAATGTAGTGGTGCCTGCCTACGATAAATATCTTAACTATGATCTGCGTGCATTAAATGCATATGTTACTTTTTTCCTGATAGATTTTACACAGGCAACAGGAAATATAGCCGGCGCACTGGCGCCACTGGATAGCGATCCTTTGCAATCCGTGTCGGGGGCGGTTTCACGCTACCTTCAGGGAGATGTGCCACCTGGAAAGATTTCTTTGTTGTTGTCATACTACGGCGCGGTATGGAAGAAAGGAAAAGAGGGCGCCCCGGATGTATTCAGCCGGTATGTGAGCTATAGCGACATCCGTAAACAATATCCTTCCGATACCATTCCTTTGTTTGATGAAGACGCCGCTGCCTTTTTTATTGAAGTAAAAGACAAGTATGGCGCAGTAAACGAAGAGATCTGGTTTGATAACGCATTAAGCCTGGGATTGAAATATGATTTCCTGCTTAAAAACGAACTCGGTGGCGTGGCTATCTGGACACTGGGCGCCGACAAGGGATACACGGATCTTTCGGATGCGCTGGTAGATAAATTCGTGGTAACGGATACTGTTTTCCTCGATACGGTATTACTGCGTCCTTATATACCAAAGGAGATGACCTTTTTACAAAAGGTCATGCGGGAGCTGCGCGTGTACGCTATCTTGTTCCGCGACCCCTGTAGTGTGGATGCATCGCAATATGAAGGCGATACCTATTTTATCTACATTGCGCTTTTCTTCCTGTTACTTTTTATCATCACGGGTATCGTGTATTATTCTTTTGTGCGGCGGGAAGGCGAAATCTGGAAGTGGCGGGAGAAGGTACTGGTCCTGCTCGTGGCGGAGATCCTGCTTGTTGTGGTCAGTACTTTTATGGTTTTCTTTCTGAACAAACAAATTCCTTTTGTAGGGCTTAGCAATGTTCAGGGGCATTGCCATAGTATACCGCTCACCAGCGTACTGATCATCCTGGCCAGCGGCTTTGTACTGGGACTACTGATCATGCGTTTCCTGTTACAACCGTTGCTGAAAAATAAAGAGGTGCCATGA
- a CDS encoding DUF4255 domain-containing protein, with protein sequence MIYEALNCIIDEINNNLKRKLRINEDKVILSGLVNQDGSIAVQGENKMVVTLINVEKETTGISAAGTRTGAAGTSSAPKVSINLYVLFTAYFSSNNYAEALHFLSFTIAFFQSKNVFTHADTPTLSSGINKLVFEMESPGAEKLNNIWATLGAKYMPSVLYKVRMLNFDESIIKEYRPVIAGTAGNTMPAP encoded by the coding sequence ATGATCTATGAAGCCTTAAATTGTATTATAGATGAAATCAATAATAACCTAAAGCGAAAATTAAGGATCAACGAAGACAAAGTAATATTATCCGGGCTTGTAAACCAGGATGGTTCTATTGCTGTGCAAGGTGAGAACAAGATGGTCGTTACCCTTATTAATGTAGAAAAGGAAACAACGGGGATCAGTGCCGCAGGAACCAGAACGGGTGCTGCAGGGACTTCCAGCGCACCAAAGGTAAGTATAAACCTGTACGTACTTTTTACCGCTTACTTCAGTAGTAACAACTATGCAGAAGCGTTGCACTTCCTTTCTTTTACCATCGCTTTTTTTCAGTCAAAAAATGTATTTACGCACGCAGATACGCCCACATTAAGTTCCGGTATCAACAAACTGGTTTTTGAGATGGAGAGTCCGGGTGCAGAGAAACTGAATAACATATGGGCTACACTTGGCGCCAAGTACATGCCTTCAGTGTTGTACAAAGTACGCATGCTTAATTTCGACGAGTCTATTATTAAGGAATACAGGCCGGTCATTGCCGGTACAGCAGGAAATACAATGCCTGCACCATAA
- a CDS encoding phage tail sheath C-terminal domain-containing protein, translating to MASTFMTPGVYIEEKNAFPSSITAVETAVPVFIGYTQKAERNGRSLIHKPTRISSFAEYLEHFGSEFKPRFTLGDPDPAKKEETFNINGKASVVKIKDNNTAYFYNSIRLFYGNGGSICYILSVGTYGDQPDGFPIAADDFIGSDTKPNVFSLLEKEVEPTLVVIPDIIALGKDSYTSVYTQVLQHCAGMQSRFGIFDLEKQAPSDVLNDVVEGFRDQIGVNSLNYGAAYHPWLKTTIVQPDEVDFENLDASIDLEKLLPEEAAPLIVQKFKTNATPDKSTKKNYHQSLKAASPTYVHILDEIRSQMNELPPSGGIAGIYTLVDNSRGVWKAPANVSLSMVTAPTVNISGEEQKSLNVDIMAGKSINVIRPFTGVGTLVWGARTLDGNSLDWRYINVRRTLIMIEQSIKLATRAYVFEANDATTWITVKSMINNFLQNLWKQGALAGAAPEQAFDVQVGLGATMTPQDILEGQMLITVKVALTRPAEFIVITFQQQMQLS from the coding sequence ATGGCATCAACCTTCATGACCCCCGGGGTTTACATAGAGGAAAAAAACGCTTTCCCCAGTTCCATTACCGCGGTGGAAACCGCAGTGCCTGTGTTTATAGGCTATACGCAAAAAGCGGAAAGGAATGGAAGATCCCTTATTCACAAGCCCACCAGGATCAGCTCTTTTGCTGAATACCTGGAACATTTTGGCAGTGAGTTTAAACCCAGGTTTACGCTGGGAGATCCTGACCCTGCAAAAAAAGAGGAAACCTTTAACATCAATGGCAAAGCCTCTGTTGTAAAAATAAAAGATAACAATACGGCGTATTTCTACAACAGTATCCGGCTCTTTTATGGCAATGGCGGAAGTATCTGTTACATTTTATCGGTGGGCACTTATGGCGATCAACCGGATGGGTTCCCGATTGCAGCAGATGATTTTATTGGTTCTGATACCAAACCAAATGTATTTTCCCTTCTCGAAAAAGAAGTGGAACCAACATTGGTGGTGATACCCGATATTATTGCACTGGGCAAGGACAGCTACACTTCTGTGTACACACAGGTGTTGCAACACTGCGCCGGCATGCAAAGCCGCTTTGGTATTTTTGACCTGGAAAAACAGGCACCTTCCGATGTACTAAACGATGTGGTAGAAGGTTTCCGCGATCAGATCGGGGTAAACTCCCTCAACTACGGTGCGGCCTATCATCCCTGGCTGAAAACAACAATCGTTCAACCCGATGAAGTGGATTTTGAAAACCTGGATGCCAGTATAGACCTGGAAAAATTATTGCCGGAAGAAGCAGCTCCGCTCATAGTACAAAAATTCAAAACAAATGCAACGCCGGACAAGAGCACCAAAAAGAATTATCATCAGTCTTTAAAAGCGGCCAGTCCCACTTACGTGCATATCCTGGATGAAATACGTTCGCAAATGAATGAGTTGCCGCCAAGCGGCGGTATTGCCGGCATCTATACGCTGGTAGACAATTCACGTGGCGTATGGAAAGCACCTGCAAACGTATCACTGAGCATGGTAACAGCGCCTACCGTCAACATCTCCGGTGAGGAACAGAAAAGTCTGAACGTAGATATCATGGCCGGAAAATCTATCAATGTCATCAGACCTTTTACCGGCGTAGGCACTCTCGTATGGGGCGCCAGAACACTGGACGGCAACAGCCTGGACTGGCGGTACATCAACGTAAGACGTACTCTTATCATGATTGAGCAATCCATTAAACTGGCTACCCGCGCATATGTGTTTGAAGCCAATGATGCCACTACCTGGATCACGGTAAAAAGTATGATCAACAACTTCCTGCAGAACCTGTGGAAACAGGGCGCCCTGGCCGGTGCCGCACCGGAGCAGGCGTTTGATGTACAGGTGGGCCTCGGCGCCACTATGACGCCGCAGGATATTCTGGAAGGACAGATGCTCATCACTGTAAAAGTAGCGTTGACCCGCCCGGCGGAATTCATCGTCATTACTTTCCAGCAGCAGATGCAGCTCTCTTAA
- a CDS encoding phage tail protein, producing MPDDGSAQSQATWPMVKFSFKLMWDGTEIIFQEVTGLTSETQVIEYRGGSSPVYSVVKMPGIPKFNNITLKKGIFKGDTNLWDKYDLIKMNTIKRSTIVISLLDESGQAAMNWTLTNAFPCKMTVTDMKSDANEVAVETMEVAHEGLHLTK from the coding sequence ATGCCAGATGACGGCTCAGCACAATCACAGGCCACATGGCCTATGGTGAAGTTTTCATTCAAATTAATGTGGGATGGAACAGAGATCATATTCCAGGAAGTAACCGGACTTACTTCCGAAACACAGGTCATAGAATACCGCGGTGGCAGCAGTCCCGTGTATTCTGTTGTCAAGATGCCGGGTATTCCGAAATTCAACAACATCACCCTGAAAAAAGGCATCTTCAAAGGTGATACTAACCTGTGGGATAAATATGATCTCATTAAAATGAATACGATCAAACGTTCTACGATTGTAATCAGCTTACTGGATGAAAGCGGGCAGGCGGCCATGAACTGGACGCTTACCAATGCTTTCCCCTGCAAGATGACAGTTACTGACATGAAATCCGATGCTAACGAAGTGGCTGTAGAAACCATGGAAGTAGCGCATGAAGGACTGCATCTGACAAAATAA
- a CDS encoding phage tail protein — translation MPIPPPPPLAQAAYYPPVAFYFRVAVPGIIGINEGSFQEVSGLTATITPLEVKEGGENRFMHRLPQPPKYGNLVLRRGMLTGSSLITWAQKSINLFSFTPLPVVVSLMNANRGLVASWQFLNAYPVALKISEFKAQENTIALETLELCYDYFQQIY, via the coding sequence ATGCCTATTCCACCACCACCACCGCTAGCGCAGGCAGCTTACTATCCACCCGTTGCGTTTTATTTCCGGGTAGCCGTGCCGGGCATTATCGGTATCAATGAAGGCAGCTTCCAGGAAGTGAGCGGACTAACAGCTACCATCACTCCACTGGAAGTAAAGGAAGGAGGAGAAAACAGGTTTATGCACCGTTTGCCACAGCCACCAAAATATGGTAACCTGGTACTGAGAAGAGGTATGCTCACAGGTTCCTCATTGATCACCTGGGCACAAAAAAGCATCAACCTGTTTTCCTTTACGCCGCTGCCGGTAGTGGTAAGCCTGATGAATGCCAACCGGGGGCTCGTAGCTTCCTGGCAGTTTCTGAACGCCTATCCGGTAGCCCTGAAAATATCAGAGTTCAAAGCACAGGAAAACACGATTGCATTAGAAACACTGGAGCTATGCTATGATTATTTTCAACAAATCTACTAA
- a CDS encoding DUF5908 family protein, translating to MPLEIRELVIKVTIEEHPPQTAAQPGAKDLQSLKEKVVRECMEKLLTNMENLSAR from the coding sequence ATGCCGCTTGAAATAAGAGAGCTGGTGATTAAAGTCACCATAGAAGAACATCCGCCACAGACGGCGGCGCAACCGGGCGCTAAAGATCTGCAATCCCTGAAAGAAAAGGTAGTCAGGGAGTGCATGGAAAAATTACTAACAAATATGGAGAACTTATCAGCAAGATGA
- the vgrG gene encoding type VI secretion system tip protein VgrG — MPATIPNNITDPTLRFTIMANGTAVQYLFPVISVVVHHELNRISYAEIVISDGTTAKASTGVIGDFPASDSEYFLPGATVSITAGYGNAGEDSIFTGIVVKQAIQATEAGFHLVVTCKHAAVKMTITRQDAVFMEQTDSAIMTTVVGNSGLSGDIESTSAVNELVFQKFSSDWDFLLSRAEFNGFVVSLVAEKIVAGPPLVSGSPVLAITFGESLIHFNAAISAERQVPSLTASAWNPQTQALIAASATEPGINAQGNITATTLAGALQQTPVQLVSNSPLAQESLQVWANSALLRMRLESMRGKVSFMGNATVLPNTLITLSGVGARFNGDAYVTAVTQTLKNGEWISSVKFGLDTRLIHERDNFSYAPANGQLPGIQGLQLGSVVAISEDPGAEYRVQVMLASTATSQQGTWARLSTFYATQNAGAFFFPEVGDEVVVGFLENDPRFPVIMGSLYSKSKTPPVTPADNNNYIKSLYTKSQLKISFDDENKIITVVTPGGNSITLDDQGQQVVVADQNSNTITMSASGITLNSASDMTLQATGQISIKAQAVSIAGTASVDVSGASISNAADTTFSASGNASATLSSSATTVIQGGMVMIN, encoded by the coding sequence ATGCCTGCAACTATACCTAACAATATTACAGATCCAACGCTCCGGTTTACCATTATGGCAAACGGTACTGCCGTGCAGTATCTTTTCCCCGTAATATCTGTAGTGGTTCATCATGAGTTGAACAGGATCTCTTATGCAGAGATCGTGATCTCGGATGGTACTACCGCCAAAGCATCTACCGGTGTAATCGGCGACTTTCCGGCCAGTGACAGCGAATACTTTTTACCGGGGGCAACGGTCAGCATTACCGCCGGATATGGGAATGCGGGAGAAGACAGCATCTTCACCGGCATCGTTGTAAAACAGGCCATCCAGGCCACCGAAGCCGGCTTTCATCTTGTGGTTACCTGCAAGCATGCAGCCGTAAAAATGACCATCACCCGGCAAGACGCCGTGTTCATGGAGCAAACGGATAGTGCTATCATGACCACCGTAGTGGGCAACAGCGGCTTAAGCGGCGATATAGAAAGTACCAGTGCGGTAAACGAACTGGTGTTTCAGAAATTTTCATCCGACTGGGATTTTCTTTTATCACGTGCGGAGTTCAACGGCTTCGTGGTGTCGCTGGTAGCAGAAAAGATCGTGGCGGGGCCGCCGCTGGTAAGCGGATCGCCTGTACTGGCCATCACCTTCGGGGAATCACTCATTCATTTTAATGCAGCCATAAGTGCAGAAAGACAGGTGCCTTCTCTCACGGCATCCGCCTGGAACCCGCAAACGCAGGCGCTTATTGCTGCCAGTGCCACAGAACCCGGCATCAATGCACAAGGCAATATCACCGCTACCACCCTGGCTGGAGCGTTACAACAAACACCCGTACAACTGGTATCCAACTCACCGCTGGCGCAGGAATCCCTGCAGGTGTGGGCCAACAGCGCCCTTCTTCGTATGCGGCTGGAGTCCATGCGTGGTAAGGTTTCCTTCATGGGTAATGCAACCGTATTGCCCAACACGCTGATCACCTTATCGGGCGTAGGCGCCCGTTTTAACGGAGACGCCTATGTTACCGCCGTCACCCAGACCCTCAAAAACGGTGAGTGGATTTCCAGTGTAAAATTTGGTCTTGATACCCGGCTTATTCATGAACGTGATAACTTTTCCTATGCACCGGCAAATGGACAATTGCCGGGCATACAGGGACTTCAACTGGGGTCCGTGGTGGCCATATCAGAAGATCCAGGAGCCGAATACCGGGTACAGGTAATGCTGGCATCCACCGCCACTTCGCAGCAAGGCACCTGGGCAAGGCTATCTACTTTTTATGCAACACAAAATGCAGGCGCTTTCTTTTTTCCTGAAGTGGGTGATGAAGTAGTGGTAGGATTTCTGGAAAATGATCCCCGCTTCCCGGTGATCATGGGTTCCCTGTACAGCAAATCGAAAACGCCACCGGTTACACCGGCAGACAATAACAACTACATCAAGAGTCTTTATACCAAAAGCCAGTTGAAAATTTCTTTTGATGATGAGAACAAGATTATCACCGTGGTTACGCCGGGTGGCAACAGCATCACCCTGGACGACCAGGGGCAGCAGGTGGTGGTAGCGGATCAGAACAGTAATACCATCACCATGTCGGCCAGTGGTATTACGCTGAACAGCGCCAGTGATATGACCTTACAGGCAACAGGGCAAATCAGTATCAAGGCGCAGGCGGTGAGCATCGCCGGAACAGCCAGTGTAGACGTGAGCGGCGCCAGTATTTCCAATGCAGCAGATACCACTTTTTCCGCCAGCGGTAATGCATCTGCTACTTT